A window of Rhodobium gokarnense contains these coding sequences:
- the gltA gene encoding citrate synthase has protein sequence MNEKQAKLTLGENEYSLPIHEGSIGPDVIDITNLYKDTRCFTYDPGFTSTGACSSEITYIDGDEGTLLYRGYPIEQLADQGDFLEACYLLLYGELPTFAQKENFVHRITYHTMIHEQMSRFFSGFRRDAHPMAVMVGTVGALSAFYHDSLDIADPHQRMVASLRMIAKMPTIAAMAYKYSIGQPFIYPRNDLDYAANFLHMCFAVPCEEYKVNPVLARAMDRIFILHADHEQNASTSTVRLAGSSGANPFACIAAGIACLWGPAHGGANEAALNMLAEIGSVDRIPEYIKRAKDKNDPFRLMGFGHRVYKNYDPRARIMQKTTHEVLGELGVKDDPLLEVAMELEKIALSDEYFVSKKLYPNIDFYSGITLRALGFPTTMFTVLFALARTVGWIAQWKEMVEDPSQKIGRPRQLYTGAPKRDYVSISQRR, from the coding sequence ATGAACGAAAAACAAGCAAAACTTACGCTCGGCGAGAACGAGTATTCCCTGCCGATCCATGAGGGCTCGATCGGCCCGGATGTCATAGACATTACCAATCTCTACAAAGACACCCGTTGCTTCACCTACGACCCGGGCTTCACCTCCACCGGGGCCTGCTCCTCTGAGATCACCTATATCGACGGCGACGAGGGCACGCTGCTCTATCGCGGCTATCCGATCGAGCAGCTCGCCGACCAGGGCGATTTTTTGGAGGCCTGCTACCTGCTGCTCTACGGCGAACTGCCGACCTTCGCGCAGAAGGAGAACTTCGTCCACCGGATCACCTACCACACGATGATCCACGAGCAGATGTCGCGGTTCTTCTCCGGCTTCCGCCGCGACGCCCATCCGATGGCGGTCATGGTCGGCACGGTCGGCGCGCTTTCGGCCTTCTACCATGACTCGCTCGACATCGCCGATCCGCACCAGCGCATGGTCGCCTCGCTTCGGATGATCGCGAAGATGCCGACGATCGCGGCGATGGCCTACAAATATTCCATCGGCCAGCCCTTCATCTATCCGCGCAACGACCTCGATTACGCCGCCAACTTCCTGCACATGTGCTTTGCCGTCCCGTGCGAGGAGTACAAGGTCAATCCGGTGCTGGCGCGGGCGATGGACCGCATCTTCATCCTCCATGCCGACCACGAGCAGAACGCCTCGACCTCGACGGTGCGGCTCGCCGGCTCGTCGGGCGCCAACCCGTTCGCCTGCATCGCGGCCGGCATTGCGTGCCTGTGGGGCCCGGCCCATGGCGGCGCCAACGAGGCGGCGCTCAACATGCTGGCCGAGATCGGCTCGGTCGACCGCATTCCGGAATACATCAAGCGGGCCAAGGACAAGAACGATCCGTTCCGCCTGATGGGCTTCGGCCACCGGGTCTACAAGAACTACGACCCGCGCGCCCGGATCATGCAGAAGACCACCCACGAGGTGCTGGGCGAGCTCGGCGTCAAGGACGATCCGCTGCTGGAAGTCGCCATGGAGCTGGAAAAGATCGCCCTCAGCGACGAGTATTTCGTCTCCAAGAAGCTCTACCCGAACATCGACTTCTATTCCGGCATCACGCTCCGCGCGCTCGGCTTCCCGACCACCATGTTCACGGTGCTCTTTGCGCTCGCCCGGACCGTCGGCTGGATCGCCCAGTGGAAGGAGATGGTCGAGGATCCGTCCCAGAAGATCGGCCGGCCGCGCCAGCTCTACACCGGCGCCCCGAAGCGCGACTACGTGTCGATCTCGCAGCGGCGCTAG